A section of the Clostridium omnivorum genome encodes:
- a CDS encoding LacI family DNA-binding transcriptional regulator gives MSKKIDIEYIAKAAGVSRSTVSRVLTNSANVKEETKQKILAVMKEANYHPSIMARGLATGKLEMIALIISDIRNPFYSELVWVINNNLREKGYLMTLYNSSQIAGENDQHLQKILDYGFSGIIVADARNEVSFSNILQTANCPIVLVNRDIGFISKYDSISIDNKMGGYLATNHLLSIGHRKIAMLKGPQISTTSQGRYEGYLYALEEYGIIPDPKYVVAGNLNMESGQKFARDILINSDDPPTAVFVGGDLMSYGVMDECIKNGVRIPEDVSIVGFDDIPLSNTSFINLTTVCHPYEMIGSLVANRIIDRIKGNDEPISKTVLTPTLKVRGSTSAI, from the coding sequence TTGTCAAAAAAAATTGATATTGAATACATAGCAAAAGCTGCAGGAGTCTCTAGATCCACTGTTTCTCGTGTTCTTACTAACAGTGCTAATGTTAAAGAAGAGACAAAGCAGAAAATCCTTGCGGTTATGAAAGAGGCTAACTACCATCCTAGTATTATGGCTAGGGGTTTGGCTACTGGAAAACTTGAAATGATTGCCCTAATTATCAGCGATATTCGTAACCCATTTTATTCAGAGCTGGTATGGGTTATTAATAACAACCTTAGAGAAAAAGGCTATCTTATGACTCTTTACAATAGTTCACAGATTGCTGGTGAGAATGATCAGCATCTACAAAAAATATTGGATTATGGCTTTTCAGGAATAATTGTTGCAGATGCACGAAATGAAGTTTCCTTCAGTAATATTCTTCAAACTGCGAATTGTCCAATTGTTTTAGTAAATCGTGATATAGGATTTATTTCAAAATACGATAGTATATCAATAGATAATAAGATGGGCGGATACTTGGCCACAAATCACTTGTTATCTATTGGTCACAGAAAAATAGCTATGCTTAAAGGACCGCAAATTTCAACCACAAGCCAAGGAAGGTATGAAGGCTATTTGTATGCTCTTGAGGAATATGGAATTATTCCTGATCCTAAATATGTTGTAGCAGGTAATTTAAATATGGAATCTGGACAAAAGTTTGCACGTGATATTCTGATTAATTCTGATGACCCACCAACAGCTGTATTTGTAGGCGGTGATTTAATGTCTTACGGAGTTATGGATGAATGCATAAAAAATGGAGTTAGAATACCTGAAGATGTAAGCATAGTTGGATTTGATGATATTCCTTTGTCAAACACTAGCTTTATAAATCTTACTACTGTATGTCATCCTTATGAAATGATTGGCTCATTAGTGGCAAATCGTATTATTGATCGTATTAAAGGCAATGATGAACCAATTTCCAAAACAGTGTTAACACCAACACTAAAAGTACGTGGAAGTACTAGTGCTATATAA
- a CDS encoding M20 family metallopeptidase produces the protein MKESLFKNIDDRSSNLVAMADYIFDNPELAFKEYKASKLLTDYLKKQGFNVELGLGSLDTAFKAVFENGIGGPNIGLLCEYDALPMGHGCGHHMQGPAIVGAAAALKELYKDKPYKLTIYGTPAEEGGGGKIKMINEGYIKELDVALMMHGGPATQVDVKSLAASSIKVIYHGKSSHAALKPEQGRSALDALLLNFHAVEFLREHVLEDTRMHYTVVDAGGPNNVVPDTAVGSFSLRSYNSSYLRSVIERFEDIVKGAALMTGTTYEIIREKDLDSKVPVYSLNDVIMSNAKLINAPNIRPAREKTGSSDFGNVTYIIPGSCIRIAFVDENASSHSQEFLNDGKTQRGHEAVINAAKILAGTAFDLVDNPSLLLEVKREFMDRKAKMSLE, from the coding sequence TTGAAAGAGAGCTTATTTAAAAATATAGATGACAGAAGTAGTAATTTAGTAGCAATGGCTGACTATATTTTCGATAATCCTGAGCTAGCATTTAAGGAATACAAAGCTAGCAAATTACTTACAGATTATTTAAAGAAACAGGGTTTTAATGTTGAGTTAGGCCTTGGAAGCCTGGATACAGCTTTTAAAGCAGTGTTCGAAAATGGAATAGGGGGGCCTAATATAGGGCTTTTATGTGAATATGATGCACTGCCTATGGGACATGGCTGCGGACATCATATGCAGGGACCTGCAATTGTTGGAGCTGCAGCGGCACTTAAAGAACTATATAAGGACAAACCATATAAATTAACCATCTATGGCACACCAGCAGAAGAGGGTGGCGGCGGCAAGATAAAGATGATAAATGAGGGGTATATTAAAGAATTAGATGTGGCACTTATGATGCATGGAGGTCCAGCTACTCAGGTAGATGTTAAGTCCCTAGCAGCTAGCAGCATTAAAGTAATATACCATGGCAAGAGTTCACATGCTGCCTTAAAACCAGAGCAAGGAAGAAGTGCATTGGATGCATTGTTATTAAACTTTCATGCAGTTGAATTTTTAAGAGAACATGTTTTAGAAGATACAAGAATGCACTATACAGTAGTTGATGCAGGCGGCCCTAATAATGTAGTACCTGATACAGCAGTAGGTTCCTTTAGTTTGAGATCTTATAATTCTTCATATTTGAGATCAGTAATTGAACGATTTGAAGATATTGTTAAGGGTGCTGCACTAATGACAGGAACTACCTATGAGATTATAAGAGAGAAGGATTTAGACAGCAAAGTGCCAGTATACAGCTTAAATGATGTAATTATGAGTAACGCAAAGCTTATAAATGCCCCTAATATTAGACCAGCTAGAGAAAAGACTGGATCTTCAGATTTTGGTAATGTAACATATATTATTCCAGGGTCATGCATAAGGATCGCCTTCGTGGATGAAAATGCTTCATCTCACTCACAAGAATTTTTAAATGATGGCAAGACTCAAAGGGGACATGAGGCTGTAATAAATGCAGCTAAGATATTAGCTGGAACTGCTTTTGACTTAGTTGATAATCCAAGCCTGCTTCTTGAAGTAAAGCGAGAATTTATGGATAGAAAGGCTAAGATGAGTTTAGAATAA
- a CDS encoding YfcC family protein → MSEMVDKVKKKSFKMPHSLVIIALIVLGAAIATWIVPSGQYERIANSAGKKVIDAKSFKYIANTPVNIFKLGNYAVSGYIETASLIFVILFSGAAFNVIVASGALQSLIAMVSKKFSSKETIFIPIVTLIFALICTTQGVNTFIGFAPVMVMFAKALGFDSIVGAGIILLGGAVGFSTGTLNVNTTIVAQNIAGLPPYSGIGYRAFCFIVFLIITNIYLIKYAKKVRNNPESSFMYDLDLLSDSNKSEASDFDKPMDTRKWMVIFVLFALLGVIVYGGVKLGWDLEETASIFIWMGILAGACAGFGPSKIAKCMVDGAKKMIGAALIIGLARSVSGILTAGKIMDTCIYGMAQVLGFLPAYVQGAAMYIANLILNLFITSGSGLANTVMPLFVPLADLVGLSRQSAVLAFNFGDGFGNYVLPTSSALMGILGAANIPYDRWMKFMWKLFLIWVAVGCTLMIVAQMIHYGPM, encoded by the coding sequence ATGAGTGAAATGGTTGATAAGGTAAAGAAAAAAAGCTTTAAAATGCCACATTCTCTAGTAATTATAGCTCTTATTGTACTTGGAGCGGCAATTGCCACATGGATTGTTCCATCAGGTCAGTATGAGAGGATAGCAAATTCAGCTGGAAAAAAGGTTATTGATGCAAAATCCTTTAAATATATAGCTAATACACCAGTAAATATTTTTAAGCTGGGTAATTATGCAGTAAGCGGATATATTGAGACAGCTAGTCTTATATTTGTAATTTTATTTTCAGGAGCTGCCTTTAATGTAATAGTAGCAAGCGGAGCATTACAATCTCTTATAGCTATGGTTTCAAAAAAGTTTTCTTCCAAGGAAACAATTTTTATTCCAATTGTTACGCTAATATTTGCTTTGATTTGTACAACTCAGGGAGTTAATACCTTTATAGGTTTTGCACCAGTAATGGTAATGTTTGCAAAGGCTTTAGGGTTTGATTCTATAGTGGGTGCGGGAATTATACTTTTAGGTGGAGCAGTAGGATTTTCAACAGGAACACTAAATGTAAATACAACTATAGTTGCACAAAATATTGCTGGATTACCACCTTATTCAGGAATAGGATACAGAGCCTTTTGTTTTATTGTATTTTTAATAATAACTAATATTTATCTTATTAAATATGCAAAGAAAGTTAGAAATAATCCAGAGTCAAGTTTTATGTATGACTTGGATTTATTAAGTGACTCAAACAAGAGTGAGGCTTCAGATTTTGATAAGCCAATGGACACAAGAAAATGGATGGTTATATTTGTACTATTTGCATTACTTGGTGTCATAGTGTATGGCGGTGTAAAGCTTGGCTGGGACTTAGAAGAAACTGCTTCCATATTCATATGGATGGGTATATTAGCAGGTGCATGTGCTGGTTTTGGCCCAAGCAAGATAGCTAAATGTATGGTAGATGGTGCTAAGAAAATGATAGGAGCTGCTTTGATTATAGGTCTTGCCCGTTCAGTTTCAGGAATATTAACTGCAGGTAAAATAATGGATACATGCATTTATGGAATGGCTCAGGTATTGGGCTTTTTACCAGCTTACGTACAGGGAGCAGCAATGTATATAGCCAACCTTATACTTAATTTATTTATAACATCTGGAAGTGGACTGGCTAATACCGTTATGCCTTTATTTGTACCTTTAGCAGATTTGGTAGGACTTTCAAGGCAGTCAGCAGTACTAGCATTTAATTTTGGTGATGGCTTCGGAAACTATGTTTTACCTACATCCTCAGCTCTTATGGGGATACTTGGTGCAGCTAATATACCATATGATAGATGGATGAAATTTATGTGGAAACTATTCCTTATATGGGTAGCGGTGGGATGCACTCTAATGATAGTTGCACAGATGATACATTACGGACCTATGTAA
- a CDS encoding LysR family transcriptional regulator has translation MNLKEQQYVCTLAELGSMSKAAKKLFISQPALSLYINNLEKTLGAKLFVRSGNSYSLTYVGEKYVAKAKEMLMMEREFNTELHNFLMGSTGRLRIGVQLRRSPYIVAEIATYFREKYPEIELVFKESHTSILETMVINNELDILIYSCMKRRKDLNYVHIFNDNLFLAVNSSNMLRRKAKWGEKSNFQYIDLKELEDETFILPQKGQSLRDVSDILFEKAGIIPKKIIEIRNIETIMKLVSANFGIGFNRASYINYMSHIKNIEYYNIIQDEINSELVIAYPNVSMSIANFDKIINSIKDIFSGNV, from the coding sequence ATGAATTTAAAGGAACAACAATACGTCTGTACTTTAGCTGAACTTGGCAGTATGTCAAAGGCTGCAAAGAAACTATTTATTTCTCAGCCAGCATTAAGTTTGTATATTAATAATTTAGAAAAGACTTTAGGGGCTAAATTATTTGTAAGAAGCGGTAATTCCTACTCCTTAACCTATGTGGGTGAAAAATATGTTGCAAAGGCTAAAGAGATGCTTATGATGGAACGTGAATTTAATACTGAATTACATAACTTTCTTATGGGTAGCACAGGAAGATTAAGAATAGGGGTACAGCTAAGAAGATCACCTTATATAGTGGCTGAAATTGCTACTTATTTTAGAGAAAAGTATCCAGAAATAGAACTGGTATTTAAAGAATCGCATACAAGTATTTTAGAGACTATGGTAATTAATAATGAGTTGGATATTCTCATTTATAGTTGTATGAAAAGAAGAAAAGATTTAAATTATGTACATATTTTCAATGATAATTTATTTTTAGCTGTAAATTCATCTAATATGCTAAGGAGAAAGGCCAAATGGGGAGAAAAAAGTAATTTTCAATATATTGATCTAAAGGAATTAGAGGATGAAACTTTTATTTTACCTCAAAAAGGACAAAGCCTTAGAGATGTTAGTGATATTTTATTTGAAAAAGCAGGAATTATCCCGAAAAAAATAATTGAAATTAGAAATATTGAAACTATAATGAAACTAGTTTCGGCTAATTTTGGTATAGGATTCAATCGTGCAAGCTATATAAACTACATGTCTCATATAAAGAATATTGAATACTATAATATAATTCAGGACGAAATAAATTCAGAACTAGTTATTGCATACCCAAATGTTTCAATGTCAATTGCGAACTTTGATAAAATCATTAATTCAATTAAGGACATATTCAGTGGAAATGTATAA
- the fabV gene encoding enoyl-ACP reductase FabV produces MIIKPKARGFICITAHPEGCAQNVQEQIDYVRKQAPIVGPKKVLVIGASTGFGLASRIVAAFGAGAATIGVFFERPATDNRTATAGWYNTAAFERRAKEAGVYSKSINGDAFSDEIKKRTIEIIKEDLGQVDMVIYSLASPRRTHPITGESFNSVIKPIGKPYTNKTVDFHTGKITEVTIQPATEDEIRQTVAVMGGEDWGMWINSLQEAGVLADGVTTVAYSYIGPEITHAVYREGTIGRAKDHLEASAKAINSKLKEIGGRTFVSVNKALVTQSSSAIPVVPLYISLLYKVMKEKGIHEGCIEQMVRLFADRLYSDSLALDTAGRIRVDDLEMREDVQQEVSSLWEEVNTENINAISDIEGYREEFFKLFGFGFTTIDYDKDTDPNVSISG; encoded by the coding sequence ATGATTATAAAACCAAAAGCTAGAGGATTTATTTGTATAACCGCTCATCCTGAGGGTTGCGCACAAAATGTACAGGAACAAATTGATTATGTAAGAAAGCAGGCACCAATCGTGGGACCAAAGAAAGTGCTGGTAATAGGAGCTTCCACAGGATTTGGATTAGCTTCAAGAATTGTAGCTGCATTTGGAGCAGGTGCAGCTACCATAGGTGTATTTTTTGAAAGGCCGGCCACAGATAATAGAACAGCCACTGCCGGCTGGTATAACACAGCAGCTTTTGAAAGAAGGGCAAAGGAAGCAGGAGTATACTCTAAAAGCATAAATGGTGATGCTTTTTCAGATGAGATTAAAAAAAGAACTATAGAGATAATCAAAGAAGACCTAGGACAGGTAGATATGGTAATTTACAGTCTTGCTTCTCCTAGGCGTACCCACCCTATAACAGGTGAAAGCTTCAACTCCGTTATCAAACCTATAGGTAAGCCATATACTAATAAAACTGTTGATTTCCACACTGGAAAGATAACTGAGGTTACTATACAGCCAGCCACTGAGGATGAGATCAGGCAAACTGTAGCTGTTATGGGTGGAGAAGATTGGGGAATGTGGATTAATTCACTTCAAGAGGCAGGTGTGCTTGCAGATGGAGTTACTACTGTTGCCTATTCTTATATAGGACCTGAGATAACTCATGCAGTTTATAGAGAGGGGACAATTGGCAGGGCAAAGGATCATTTAGAAGCTTCTGCAAAAGCTATAAACAGCAAGCTTAAAGAGATTGGTGGAAGGACATTTGTATCAGTAAACAAAGCATTGGTTACACAATCAAGTTCGGCAATTCCTGTAGTTCCACTGTATATTTCTCTATTATATAAAGTAATGAAGGAAAAAGGAATCCATGAAGGCTGCATTGAACAAATGGTTCGCCTTTTTGCAGATCGTCTATATTCAGATTCATTGGCTTTGGATACAGCAGGAAGAATCCGTGTTGATGACTTAGAAATGAGAGAGGATGTGCAGCAAGAAGTTTCAAGCTTGTGGGAAGAGGTTAATACTGAAAATATTAATGCAATTTCAGATATTGAAGGGTATAGAGAAGAGTTCTTTAAACTTTTCGGTTTTGGTTTTACAACAATTGACTACGATAAGGATACAGATCCAAATGTAAGTATTTCTGGTTAG
- a CDS encoding amidohydrolase family protein: MEKYSKYKAFKGNVIYSKSKDVLIIKENSYILVTDGVVKEICNQLPYGFPKDNIIDFGNKLIIPGFCDMHVHAPQFLQRGIGMDRELLDWLNTYTYPNEAKFNNKDHARRVYTLFVDELLRQGTLHVNCFPSIHYEASEILFDILEQRGLFAFTGKLNMDQNSPDYYIEDTEQSIIDTERFVKKHHKSGNVKAAIVPRFTITCSEKLLAGLGSLSERYEVPVHSHMCEAVNEMKVVKELFPKYKNGAEIFYKNNLLGQRPTIMAHCIFMDDDVLELMKNPNCMAVHCPDATANINAGGIMPVKKLLKMGINLAIGSDIGSGASLSIARGIASTIEHSKIRNMFDPQWEAVNLTEAFYMATRSGGRYFKNVGAFEEGYCFNALVIDDSNMYSEDITPLERLERFCYVGDDRNICMRYIMGKEVEI, translated from the coding sequence ATGGAGAAGTATAGCAAGTATAAAGCATTCAAAGGAAATGTAATATATAGTAAGAGTAAAGATGTTCTGATAATTAAAGAGAATTCATATATATTGGTTACTGATGGAGTTGTAAAAGAGATTTGCAATCAGCTGCCATATGGCTTTCCAAAAGATAATATCATAGACTTTGGAAACAAGCTTATCATTCCTGGTTTTTGCGATATGCATGTGCATGCACCTCAGTTTTTGCAAAGAGGCATTGGAATGGATAGAGAACTTTTAGACTGGCTTAATACTTATACATATCCAAATGAAGCAAAATTTAATAATAAAGACCATGCAAGGAGGGTGTATACCTTATTTGTAGACGAGTTATTACGTCAGGGAACCTTACATGTAAATTGTTTTCCATCTATTCATTATGAAGCATCTGAAATTTTATTTGATATACTTGAGCAGAGAGGATTGTTTGCATTTACAGGAAAATTAAATATGGATCAAAATAGCCCTGACTATTATATAGAGGATACAGAACAGTCTATTATTGATACAGAAAGATTTGTTAAAAAGCATCATAAAAGCGGAAATGTAAAGGCTGCAATTGTTCCAAGGTTCACTATTACCTGTAGCGAAAAACTATTAGCTGGATTAGGAAGCTTGTCTGAAAGATATGAAGTTCCAGTTCATTCTCATATGTGTGAGGCTGTTAACGAAATGAAGGTTGTTAAGGAGCTTTTTCCTAAATATAAAAATGGAGCAGAAATATTTTATAAAAATAATTTGCTTGGACAAAGGCCTACAATAATGGCACACTGCATTTTTATGGATGATGATGTTTTGGAATTAATGAAAAATCCAAACTGTATGGCAGTGCATTGTCCTGACGCAACTGCAAACATTAATGCTGGCGGCATAATGCCTGTTAAAAAACTTCTGAAAATGGGCATAAACCTAGCAATTGGTAGTGATATAGGTTCAGGTGCTAGTCTGTCAATAGCTAGGGGAATTGCTAGTACTATAGAGCATTCAAAAATCCGCAATATGTTTGACCCACAGTGGGAAGCTGTAAATCTAACGGAAGCGTTTTATATGGCAACCCGTTCTGGAGGAAGATATTTCAAAAATGTAGGAGCATTTGAAGAAGGATATTGTTTCAATGCATTAGTAATAGATGATAGTAATATGTACTCGGAAGATATTACTCCTTTGGAACGACTTGAACGTTTTTGTTATGTTGGGGATGATAGAAATATATGCATGAGATATATTATGGGAAAAGAAGTTGAAATATAA
- a CDS encoding SRPBCC family protein: MEDKQKITIKVAVNVPVEKVWRYWTEPEHIKKWNSASMDWHTPIAENDLRVGGKFFSRMEAKDGSFGFDFGGVYDEVELYKIISYTLDDGRKVWINFESRENFTEITETFEAESTNPIEMQQGGWQAILDNFKKYAEK, encoded by the coding sequence ATGGAAGACAAGCAAAAAATAACGATAAAAGTAGCAGTGAATGTTCCAGTAGAAAAGGTATGGAGATATTGGACAGAGCCAGAACATATAAAAAAATGGAATAGTGCATCAATGGACTGGCATACACCAATTGCGGAAAATGATTTAAGAGTAGGAGGTAAATTTTTTTCAAGAATGGAAGCTAAAGATGGAAGTTTTGGATTTGATTTTGGTGGAGTTTATGATGAAGTAGAATTATATAAGATTATTTCTTATACTCTAGATGATGGGAGAAAAGTCTGGATTAATTTTGAGAGTAGGGAAAACTTCACAGAGATAACTGAAACTTTTGAAGCTGAAAGCACTAATCCAATTGAAATGCAGCAAGGTGGCTGGCAAGCAATATTGGATAATTTTAAAAAATATGCAGAGAAATAA
- a CDS encoding zinc ribbon domain-containing protein, with product MTKVTMCQSCGLPFNEEHAHFIATEPDGSKSIYCTNCYKDGKFIAPNLSMEEMIEIIVPILGRTIGEEEARRETTALLPTLKRWKRA from the coding sequence ATGACAAAAGTAACAATGTGTCAAAGTTGTGGATTACCGTTTAACGAAGAACATGCACATTTCATAGCAACAGAACCGGACGGAAGCAAAAGTATTTACTGTACAAATTGCTATAAGGACGGAAAATTTATCGCCCCTAATTTGTCTATGGAAGAAATGATTGAGATAATTGTACCTATATTGGGAAGAACAATAGGTGAAGAGGAAGCAAGAAGAGAAACGACAGCTTTATTGCCAACTCTTAAGCGTTGGAAAAGAGCATAA
- a CDS encoding flavodoxin — MNKTLIVYYSLFQNTKNLALEIAKQTGGDVRELIPEKSYSFDYNTAAKEVRNQIARGFCPKLITGNEAIDDYQTIFIGTPNWFKTLAPPVMSFIKLHDFTGKRIIPFCTHGGGGFCQIENDIARECSNSIILPGIAVNGAAAPEEITKWLETIGF; from the coding sequence ATGAACAAAACACTGATTGTTTATTATTCACTTTTTCAAAATACAAAGAATTTAGCCTTAGAAATAGCAAAACAAACTGGCGGCGATGTTAGAGAATTAATTCCTGAAAAAAGTTATTCCTTTGATTATAATACTGCAGCTAAAGAAGTAAGGAATCAAATTGCTCGAGGATTTTGTCCTAAGCTGATAACTGGAAATGAGGCCATAGATGATTATCAAACAATATTTATAGGTACACCTAATTGGTTTAAAACATTGGCACCTCCAGTTATGAGTTTTATTAAGCTACATGATTTTACAGGTAAAAGGATAATACCCTTTTGCACTCATGGAGGCGGTGGATTTTGCCAAATAGAAAATGATATAGCTAGAGAATGTTCAAATTCCATCATTCTACCTGGTATTGCTGTAAATGGTGCTGCTGCACCTGAAGAGATTACAAAGTGGCTTGAGACAATTGGATTCTAA
- a CDS encoding MerR family transcriptional regulator has product MQDRTWKVGDLAKLTGLTIRTLHHYDEIGLLHPMFRTDAGHRLYSEEDIVKLQQIMSLKELDFSLDEIKEFFENPKYDPKEILDMQIERLNQEIKMKEELKQQLQELWEVFHSLKKPSLDQFVNSIELIKNQKEYFTKEQISGMKKQYDKLNNTEAEKFANSWNQLNSLLQAEMEKGTSVDNPRVIELAIRWKEGMDFFTGGDAEIINSAERYYADNPHAAKGSGMSGELYKYIKDALENIK; this is encoded by the coding sequence GTGCAGGATAGAACTTGGAAGGTGGGGGATCTAGCTAAGCTTACAGGGCTTACAATAAGAACTCTTCACCATTACGATGAAATTGGACTTCTGCATCCCATGTTTCGTACGGACGCCGGACATCGACTATACTCAGAGGAGGACATCGTAAAACTTCAGCAAATTATGTCACTGAAGGAATTGGACTTTTCTTTGGATGAAATTAAAGAGTTTTTTGAGAATCCTAAATATGATCCTAAGGAAATTCTAGATATGCAGATTGAACGGTTAAATCAGGAAATTAAGATGAAAGAAGAATTAAAGCAGCAGCTTCAGGAACTATGGGAGGTTTTTCATTCTTTGAAGAAACCAAGCCTAGACCAGTTTGTTAATTCTATAGAATTGATTAAGAATCAAAAGGAATACTTCACTAAGGAGCAAATTAGTGGGATGAAAAAGCAATATGATAAACTTAATAATACTGAAGCTGAAAAGTTTGCTAATAGCTGGAATCAATTAAATTCTTTATTGCAAGCTGAAATGGAAAAGGGTACATCCGTAGATAATCCAAGAGTTATTGAACTAGCAATAAGGTGGAAAGAGGGAATGGATTTTTTTACTGGGGGAGATGCAGAAATTATAAACTCAGCTGAACGCTATTATGCAGATAATCCACATGCAGCAAAAGGAAGTGGCATGAGTGGAGAACTTTACAAATATATTAAAGATGCATTAGAAAATATAAAATAG
- a CDS encoding Hsp33 family molecular chaperone HslO, protein MNNYILKTLAYNKQVRIFFMENTDMIKEICNNKNISNTLKTALGKTVSIGTLISATLKGNQRVSIKVNASNSQHKIFADVDSMGNIRGYISDALLNEPLDTINNLSVEELIGDKGYIQVMKDIGMHSVFTGVTDMPYRNIVDDFSYYFKQSEQTDTFFSVNMVYNEDNEIILSRGIMAQLLPGAPISLIDTIKEITFENQLILSNFNDRKNFKEIPHLLFRDIEIVEQYPVQFLCGCSKEFFYPMLYSLNREELVDAYKSEKSIEIVCNVCGKKYSFSPQEIKNLVQ, encoded by the coding sequence ATGAATAATTATATTTTAAAAACATTAGCTTACAATAAACAAGTACGTATTTTTTTCATGGAAAATACAGATATGATAAAGGAGATATGCAATAATAAAAATATAAGTAATACTTTAAAAACTGCACTGGGCAAAACAGTATCAATTGGAACTTTAATATCGGCAACTCTAAAAGGTAACCAAAGAGTTAGTATAAAGGTTAATGCAAGTAATAGTCAGCATAAAATATTTGCAGACGTAGATTCAATGGGAAATATTCGCGGTTATATTAGTGATGCATTATTAAATGAACCTTTAGATACTATAAATAATTTATCTGTTGAGGAATTAATAGGGGACAAGGGGTATATTCAAGTAATGAAGGATATAGGAATGCACAGCGTTTTTACAGGCGTCACTGATATGCCTTATAGAAACATTGTTGATGATTTTTCATACTATTTTAAACAAAGTGAGCAGACTGATACTTTCTTCTCAGTAAATATGGTTTATAATGAAGATAACGAAATTATTTTATCTAGAGGTATAATGGCTCAACTGCTTCCAGGTGCTCCTATTAGTCTTATTGATACTATAAAAGAAATTACTTTTGAAAATCAATTGATTCTATCAAATTTTAATGATAGAAAGAATTTTAAAGAAATACCTCACTTATTATTTAGGGATATTGAAATAGTAGAACAATATCCAGTTCAATTTCTTTGTGGGTGTTCGAAAGAATTTTTTTATCCTATGCTGTATTCGCTAAATAGGGAAGAACTGGTTGATGCATATAAAAGTGAAAAGTCAATAGAGATTGTATGTAATGTTTGCGGAAAAAAGTATTCTTTTAGTCCGCAGGAAATAAAAAATCTTGTACAATAG
- a CDS encoding helix-turn-helix transcriptional regulator: protein MKKVERINIIMRYINNRGHFTISEIMREFNISRSTAMRDIEEIQAMGMPLVSEVGRDGGYFVMHNSVLPVVRFTDNEVKALFIAFMATRNQQLPYLKSRQSLAEKLLGLISESQQDDLVLLNQVLLFEGTNPYNPDLLNLSDIPHPILEKLIQVLLLDNYLLITIEEEEVMKTYPIYLLHLYHEKGLWLIEGFDLKEEMKHIFPVDHLSDVKPYESKKRLSKKKILEKLSKQEEEMNLVLELGPEAVAQFKKYHPLKVSISYTNPYQTTAITKAFINVNKQEELIEITNWLLFLGEDIKVREVPEEVLEGLQERLRLYWP from the coding sequence ATGAAAAAAGTTGAACGTATTAATATAATTATGAGATATATCAACAACCGCGGACACTTTACGATTTCTGAAATCATGCGAGAATTTAATATCTCTCGCTCCACAGCTATGAGAGATATAGAAGAAATTCAGGCCATGGGCATGCCGCTTGTCTCTGAAGTTGGAAGGGATGGGGGATATTTTGTTATGCACAATTCTGTTCTGCCCGTTGTTCGATTTACTGATAATGAGGTCAAGGCTCTTTTTATTGCATTTATGGCCACAAGAAATCAACAACTCCCATATCTAAAGAGCCGTCAGTCCTTAGCTGAAAAATTACTAGGTCTTATTTCAGAAAGTCAGCAAGATGATCTTGTTCTTTTAAATCAAGTCTTGCTTTTTGAGGGGACCAACCCCTATAATCCAGACTTACTTAATCTTTCAGATATCCCACATCCTATACTAGAAAAACTCATACAAGTCCTACTTTTGGATAACTATTTATTAATTACTATCGAAGAAGAGGAGGTAATGAAGACTTATCCAATTTATCTTCTGCACCTTTATCATGAAAAAGGACTTTGGCTTATTGAAGGCTTTGACTTGAAGGAAGAAATGAAGCATATTTTTCCAGTGGATCATCTCAGCGATGTGAAACCCTACGAGTCCAAAAAAAGATTAAGTAAGAAAAAGATTTTAGAAAAACTAAGTAAACAGGAAGAAGAAATGAACCTTGTGCTTGAACTAGGCCCTGAAGCTGTTGCCCAGTTCAAAAAATACCATCCTTTAAAGGTTTCAATTTCTTATACGAATCCTTACCAAACCACAGCTATCACAAAGGCTTTTATCAATGTTAATAAGCAAGAAGAATTGATTGAAATAACAAATTGGCTGCTCTTCCTAGGGGAGGATATTAAGGTAAGGGAAGTTCCAGAAGAAGTCTTAGAAGGCCTACAAGAGAGGCTGCGCTTATACTGGCCATAA